A window of the Pseudomonas gozinkensis genome harbors these coding sequences:
- the lpxC gene encoding UDP-3-O-acyl-N-acetylglucosamine deacetylase, with protein sequence MIKQRTLKNIIRATGVGLHSGEKVYLTLKPAPVDTGIVFRRADLDPVVEIPARAANVGETTMSTTLVNGDVKVDTVEHLLSAMAGLGIDNAYVELSASEVPIMDGSAGPFVFLIQSAGLEEQDAAKKFIRILREVTVEDGDKRATFVPFEGFKVSFEIDFDHPVFRDRTQSASVDFSSTSFVKEVSRARTFGFMSDIEYLRKHNLALGGSVENAIVVDADGVLNEDGLRYEDEFVKHKILDAIGDLYLLGNSLIGEFKGFKSGHALNNQLLRKLIEQKDAWEVVTFEDASTAPISYMRPVAAV encoded by the coding sequence ATGATTAAACAACGCACACTGAAAAATATTATCCGCGCCACTGGTGTAGGTCTGCACTCCGGGGAGAAGGTTTACCTGACCCTCAAGCCTGCACCTGTCGACACCGGGATCGTCTTTCGTCGTGCCGATCTCGATCCGGTTGTCGAGATACCGGCGCGCGCGGCCAACGTCGGCGAGACAACCATGTCGACGACGCTGGTCAACGGTGACGTGAAGGTAGACACGGTGGAGCACCTGCTCTCGGCCATGGCTGGCCTGGGCATCGATAACGCCTACGTCGAGCTCTCCGCGTCTGAAGTCCCGATCATGGATGGCAGCGCAGGACCTTTCGTATTCCTGATTCAATCGGCTGGCCTGGAAGAACAGGACGCCGCCAAGAAATTCATCCGCATCCTGCGTGAAGTGACAGTGGAAGACGGCGACAAGCGCGCCACTTTCGTCCCTTTCGAAGGGTTCAAGGTGAGCTTCGAGATCGATTTCGATCACCCGGTTTTCCGGGACCGCACCCAAAGTGCAAGCGTGGATTTTTCAAGCACTTCGTTCGTAAAAGAAGTCAGCCGCGCCCGTACTTTCGGTTTCATGAGTGATATCGAGTACCTGCGCAAGCACAACCTCGCACTCGGCGGCAGCGTGGAAAACGCGATCGTGGTCGATGCCGATGGCGTACTGAACGAAGACGGCCTTCGCTATGAAGACGAATTCGTGAAGCACAAGATCCTCGATGCGATTGGCGACCTGTACCTGCTGGGCAACAGCCTGATTGGTGAGTTCAAGGGCTTCAAGTCCGGCCACGCACTGAACAACCAGCTGCTGCGCAAGTTGATTGAGCAGAAAGATGCCTGGGAAGTCGTGACGTTCGAAGACGCCAGCACTGCACCAATCTCTTACATGCGCCCGGTTGCGGCGGTGTAA
- the ftsW gene encoding putative lipid II flippase FtsW: protein MSLRNIIKPYPSPLITGRGIDLDFPMLAGCLALLGLGLIMIASASTEVAAVQSGSPLYYMIRHLIYVVLGLGACIVTMMIPIATWQRLGWMMLIGAFGLLVMVIIPGIGREVNGSMRWIGFSFFNVQPSEIAKVFVVIYLAGYLVRRQKEVRESWMGFFKPFIVLLPMAGLLLMEPDFGATVVMMGAAAAMLFLGGVGLFRFSLMVVLAVGAVVLLIQMQPYRMARLTNFADPWADQFGAGYQLSQALIAFGRGEWLGVGLGNSVQKQFYLPEAHTDFVFSVLAEELGAVGSLCTVALFVFVCIRGMYIGLWAEKAKQFFAAYVAYGLSFLWIGQFLINIGVNVGLLPTKGLTLPFLSYGGSSLVICCACLGLLLRIEWESRTHLGSEEMEFHESDFAEEPNHGR, encoded by the coding sequence ATGAGCTTGAGAAACATCATCAAGCCATACCCGTCGCCGCTGATCACCGGACGCGGGATCGACCTCGACTTCCCGATGCTCGCCGGTTGCCTGGCGTTGCTCGGCCTGGGCCTGATCATGATCGCTTCGGCCTCCACTGAAGTGGCGGCCGTGCAGTCGGGCAGCCCGCTCTATTACATGATTCGTCACCTGATCTACGTGGTGCTGGGCCTGGGTGCCTGCATCGTCACGATGATGATCCCGATCGCCACCTGGCAGCGCTTGGGCTGGATGATGCTGATCGGCGCGTTCGGTCTGCTGGTGATGGTGATCATCCCGGGGATCGGCCGTGAGGTGAACGGCTCGATGCGCTGGATCGGTTTCAGCTTCTTCAACGTTCAGCCGTCCGAGATCGCCAAGGTGTTCGTGGTGATCTACCTCGCCGGTTACCTGGTGCGTCGCCAGAAGGAAGTGCGCGAGAGCTGGATGGGATTCTTCAAGCCGTTCATCGTGCTGCTGCCGATGGCGGGCCTGCTGCTGATGGAGCCGGACTTCGGTGCCACCGTCGTGATGATGGGCGCGGCGGCGGCGATGCTGTTCCTCGGCGGGGTCGGGCTGTTCCGCTTCTCGCTGATGGTAGTGCTGGCCGTCGGTGCGGTGGTGTTGCTGATCCAGATGCAGCCGTACCGGATGGCGCGTCTGACCAACTTCGCCGACCCGTGGGCCGACCAGTTCGGTGCCGGTTATCAATTGTCCCAGGCCTTGATCGCGTTCGGTCGCGGCGAATGGTTGGGCGTTGGCCTGGGCAACAGCGTGCAGAAGCAGTTCTACCTGCCCGAAGCGCACACCGACTTCGTGTTCTCGGTCCTGGCCGAAGAGCTCGGCGCCGTTGGCTCGCTGTGCACCGTGGCGCTGTTCGTGTTCGTGTGTATTCGCGGCATGTACATCGGCCTGTGGGCCGAGAAAGCCAAACAGTTTTTTGCTGCCTATGTTGCCTACGGCCTGTCGTTCCTGTGGATCGGCCAGTTCCTGATCAACATCGGCGTGAACGTCGGCCTGCTGCCGACCAAGGGCCTGACCTTGCCGTTCCTCAGTTATGGCGGCAGTTCCCTGGTGATCTGCTGCGCCTGCCTTGGCCTGTTGCTGAGGATCGAGTGGGAGAGCCGGACCCACCTGGGCAGTGAAGAGATGGAATTCCATGAGAGCGACTTCGCCGAGGAGCCGAACCATGGGCGCTAA
- the ftsZ gene encoding cell division protein FtsZ: MFELVDNIPASPVIKVIGVGGGGGNAVNHMVKSNIEGVEFICANTDAQALKNIGARTILQLGTGVTKGLGAGANPEVGRQAALEDRERIAEVLAGTNMVFITTGMGGGTGTGAAPIIAEVAKEMGILTVAVVTRPFPFEGRKRMQIADEGIRMLSESVDSLITIPNEKLLTILGKDASLLSAFAKADDVLAGAVRGISDIIKRPGMINVDFADVRTVMSEMGMAMMGTGCASGPNRAREATEAAIRNPLLEDVNLQGARGILVNITAGPDLSLGEYSDVGSIIEAFASEHAMVKVGTVIDPDMRDELHVTVVATGLGAKIEKPVKVIDNTVHTSMAAAQVQQPAPARQEQPAVNYRDLDRPTVMRNQAQAGAATAAKMNPQDDLDYLDIPAFLRRQAD, from the coding sequence ATGTTCGAACTCGTAGACAACATCCCCGCAAGCCCGGTAATCAAAGTTATCGGTGTTGGCGGTGGCGGCGGCAACGCTGTCAACCACATGGTCAAGAGCAACATCGAAGGCGTGGAATTCATCTGCGCCAACACCGATGCTCAAGCGCTGAAAAACATCGGCGCGCGTACCATTCTGCAACTGGGCACCGGCGTGACCAAAGGCCTGGGCGCCGGCGCCAACCCGGAAGTCGGCCGTCAGGCTGCGCTGGAAGATCGCGAGCGCATCGCTGAAGTGCTGGCCGGCACCAACATGGTGTTCATCACCACCGGCATGGGCGGCGGTACCGGTACCGGTGCTGCGCCGATCATCGCCGAAGTGGCCAAGGAAATGGGCATCCTGACCGTTGCGGTCGTGACCCGTCCGTTCCCGTTCGAAGGCCGCAAGCGTATGCAGATCGCCGACGAAGGCATCCGCATGCTCTCGGAAAGCGTCGACTCGCTGATCACCATTCCGAACGAAAAACTGCTGACCATCCTCGGCAAGGACGCCAGCCTGCTGTCGGCTTTCGCCAAGGCTGACGATGTACTGGCCGGTGCCGTTCGCGGTATCTCCGACATCATCAAGCGTCCGGGCATGATCAACGTCGACTTCGCCGACGTACGCACCGTGATGAGCGAAATGGGCATGGCGATGATGGGCACTGGCTGCGCCAGCGGTCCGAACCGTGCACGTGAAGCGACCGAAGCGGCCATCCGCAACCCGCTGCTGGAAGACGTGAACCTGCAAGGCGCACGCGGCATCCTGGTGAACATCACTGCCGGTCCTGACCTGTCCCTGGGTGAGTACTCCGACGTGGGTTCGATCATCGAAGCCTTCGCTTCCGAGCACGCGATGGTCAAGGTCGGTACCGTTATCGATCCGGACATGCGCGACGAACTGCACGTGACCGTGGTTGCCACCGGTCTGGGCGCGAAAATCGAGAAGCCTGTGAAGGTCATCGACAACACCGTTCACACCTCGATGGCGGCTGCTCAAGTGCAGCAACCGGCACCCGCTCGTCAGGAACAGCCAGCGGTCAACTACCGTGACCTGGACCGTCCGACCGTCATGCGCAACCAGGCTCAGGCCGGTGCTGCGACTGCCGCGAAGATGAATCCGCAAGATGACCTGGACTACCTGGACATCCCGGCTTTCCTGCGTCGTCAGGCCGATTGA
- the ftsA gene encoding cell division protein FtsA produces MANVQSGKMIVGLDIGTSKVVALVGEVADDGTLEIVGIGTHPSRGLKKGVVVNIESTVQSIQRAIEEAQLMAGCRIHSAFVGVAGNHIRSLNSHGIVAIRDREVSSADLERVLDAAQAVAIPADQRVLHTLPQDYVIDNQEGVREPLGMSGVRLEAKVHVVTCAVNAAQNIEKCVRRCGLEIDDIILEQLASAYSVLTDDEKELGVCLVDIGGGTTDIAIFTEGAIRHTAVIPIAGDQVTNDIAMALRTPTQYAEEIKIRYACALAKLAGAGETIKVPSVGDRPPRELSRQALAEVVEPRYDELFTLIQAELRRSGYEDLIPAGIVLTGGTSKMEGATELAEEIFHMPVRLGVPHGVKGLDDVVRNPIYSTGVGLLMYGLQKQSDGISFSGIGSRDSYSNDEPQAPLLDRLKKWVQGNF; encoded by the coding sequence ATGGCAAACGTGCAAAGCGGCAAAATGATCGTCGGTCTCGATATCGGCACCTCCAAAGTGGTGGCGCTGGTCGGCGAGGTTGCGGACGACGGCACGCTGGAAATCGTCGGGATCGGCACTCATCCGTCCCGCGGCCTGAAAAAAGGCGTGGTGGTCAACATCGAGTCCACCGTGCAGTCGATCCAGCGCGCGATCGAAGAAGCCCAGTTGATGGCGGGCTGCCGCATTCACTCGGCGTTCGTCGGCGTGGCGGGCAATCACATCCGCAGCCTGAACTCCCACGGCATCGTTGCTATTCGTGATCGCGAAGTCAGCTCGGCGGACCTTGAGCGCGTACTCGATGCTGCCCAGGCTGTGGCGATCCCGGCTGACCAGCGTGTACTGCACACCCTGCCGCAGGATTACGTGATCGATAACCAGGAAGGTGTGCGCGAGCCGCTGGGCATGTCAGGCGTGCGTCTGGAGGCCAAGGTTCACGTGGTTACCTGCGCGGTCAACGCTGCACAGAACATTGAAAAATGCGTGCGTCGTTGCGGTCTGGAAATCGACGACATCATTCTCGAGCAACTGGCTTCGGCCTACTCGGTATTGACCGACGACGAAAAAGAGCTGGGCGTGTGCCTGGTCGACATCGGCGGCGGCACCACCGACATCGCGATCTTCACCGAAGGCGCGATCCGCCACACGGCCGTGATCCCGATTGCGGGCGATCAGGTGACCAACGACATCGCCATGGCGTTGCGCACCCCGACCCAGTACGCCGAAGAGATCAAGATCCGCTACGCCTGCGCCCTGGCCAAACTGGCCGGTGCCGGCGAGACCATCAAGGTGCCGAGTGTCGGCGACCGTCCGCCGCGCGAACTGTCGCGTCAGGCCCTGGCCGAAGTGGTCGAGCCGCGTTACGACGAACTGTTCACCCTGATCCAGGCCGAGCTGCGTCGCAGCGGCTACGAAGACCTGATCCCGGCCGGCATCGTGCTGACCGGTGGTACTTCGAAGATGGAAGGCGCCACGGAACTTGCCGAAGAAATCTTCCACATGCCGGTCCGCCTGGGCGTGCCCCATGGCGTGAAGGGGCTGGATGACGTGGTTCGCAACCCGATTTATTCCACTGGCGTTGGCTTGTTGATGTACGGCCTGCAGAAGCAGTCCGACGGGATCTCGTTCTCGGGCATCGGCAGCCGCGACAGCTACAGCAACGATGAGCCGCAAGCGCCGTTGCTGGACCGTTTGAAGAAGTGGGTTCAAGGCAACTTCTAA
- the murG gene encoding undecaprenyldiphospho-muramoylpentapeptide beta-N-acetylglucosaminyltransferase gives MGANVLIMAGGTGGHVFPALACAREFQARGYTVHWLGTPRGIENDLVPAAGLELHRINATGLRGKGKLSLLKAPFMLLKSVWQARAIIRRLRPVCVVGFGGYVTGPGGLAAKLAGVPVIVHEQNAVAGTANRLLVPFAARVCEAFPDTFTLSDSRRTTGNPVRSELFLETPRPALAGRKARLLILGGSLGAEPLNKLLPEALAQVAADLRPEVFHQAGRNHDEVTAERYRVAGVDAQVQPFIKDMAQAYGWADLVVCRAGALTISELAAAGLPSMLVPLPHAIDDHQTRNADYLAREGAAFLMPQRTTGAADLAARLTEVLMQPQRLEQMAQAARRLAKPEATRSVVDTCLEVAHG, from the coding sequence ATGGGCGCTAACGTATTGATCATGGCCGGCGGCACCGGTGGCCACGTGTTCCCGGCGCTGGCCTGTGCCCGCGAATTCCAGGCGCGCGGCTACACCGTGCACTGGCTCGGCACACCGCGCGGGATCGAAAACGATCTGGTGCCGGCGGCCGGTCTTGAATTGCACCGCATCAACGCCACTGGCCTGCGTGGCAAGGGCAAGCTGTCGCTGCTCAAGGCGCCGTTCATGTTGCTCAAATCGGTCTGGCAGGCGCGGGCGATCATTCGCCGTTTGCGTCCGGTGTGCGTGGTCGGCTTCGGCGGCTATGTGACCGGTCCCGGTGGTCTTGCCGCCAAACTGGCCGGCGTGCCGGTGATCGTTCATGAGCAGAACGCTGTGGCTGGCACCGCCAATCGGTTGCTGGTGCCGTTCGCCGCCCGGGTGTGTGAAGCCTTCCCCGACACCTTTACCCTGTCGGACAGCCGCCGTACCACCGGTAACCCGGTGCGCAGCGAGTTGTTCCTCGAAACACCGCGCCCGGCCCTGGCCGGACGCAAGGCGCGTTTGCTGATCCTGGGCGGAAGCCTGGGCGCAGAGCCGTTGAACAAGTTGCTGCCTGAAGCCCTGGCACAAGTCGCTGCCGACTTGCGCCCGGAAGTGTTCCATCAGGCTGGCAGAAACCACGATGAAGTGACTGCAGAGCGCTACCGCGTCGCCGGCGTGGATGCGCAAGTGCAGCCGTTCATCAAAGACATGGCCCAGGCCTATGGCTGGGCTGACCTGGTGGTGTGCCGCGCCGGCGCATTGACCATCAGCGAACTGGCCGCCGCCGGTCTGCCCTCGATGCTGGTGCCCTTGCCCCACGCGATCGACGATCACCAGACCCGCAACGCCGATTATTTGGCCCGCGAAGGCGCTGCCTTCCTGATGCCGCAAAGAACGACTGGCGCCGCGGACCTTGCCGCGCGCCTGACAGAGGTCTTGATGCAACCGCAACGACTCGAACAAATGGCCCAAGCGGCCCGCCGTCTGGCGAAACCCGAAGCCACCCGTAGCGTGGTCGATACCTGTCTGGAGGTGGCCCATGGTTGA
- a CDS encoding D-alanine--D-alanine ligase — protein sequence MTAAYANLFSTIAPKDFGRVAVLFGGLSAEREVSLKSGNAVLTALQSAGVDAFGIDVGADILQRLLSEKIDRAFIILHGRGGEDGSMQGLLEVAGIPYTGSGILASALAMDKLRTKQVWHTLGIPTPRHAVLRSEADCICAATELGFPLIVKPAHEGSSIGMAKVSSASELIDAWKAASTYDSQVLVEQWIHGPEFTIATLRDQVLPPIALGTPHTFYDYDAKYIANDTQYRIPCGLDAAKEKELMDLTAQACEALGIAGWGRADVMQDADGKFWFLEVNTAPGMTDHSLVPMAAKAAGLDFQQLVLAILAASVDADGKKEARG from the coding sequence ATGACTGCTGCCTACGCCAATCTGTTCTCCACCATCGCCCCGAAGGATTTCGGCCGAGTGGCCGTGCTGTTCGGTGGCCTGAGTGCCGAACGTGAAGTTTCGCTGAAGTCCGGCAACGCCGTGCTCACTGCGCTGCAAAGCGCCGGTGTGGACGCATTCGGCATCGACGTCGGCGCCGATATCCTGCAGCGCCTGCTGAGCGAAAAGATCGACCGCGCGTTCATCATCCTTCACGGTCGCGGCGGTGAAGACGGCAGCATGCAGGGCCTGCTGGAAGTGGCCGGCATTCCGTACACCGGCAGCGGCATCCTGGCTTCGGCGCTGGCGATGGACAAACTGCGCACCAAGCAGGTCTGGCACACGCTCGGGATTCCGACGCCGCGTCACGCCGTGCTGCGCAGCGAGGCCGATTGTATTTGCGCAGCGACGGAACTGGGCTTCCCTTTGATCGTCAAACCGGCGCATGAAGGTTCAAGTATCGGGATGGCCAAAGTGAGTTCTGCGTCCGAGTTGATCGACGCATGGAAAGCGGCCAGTACCTACGATTCGCAAGTGTTGGTCGAGCAATGGATCCACGGTCCCGAGTTCACCATCGCCACCCTGCGTGACCAGGTGTTGCCTCCTATCGCCCTGGGTACGCCGCACACGTTCTACGACTACGACGCCAAGTACATCGCCAACGATACCCAGTATCGGATTCCGTGCGGGCTCGATGCCGCCAAGGAAAAAGAACTCATGGACCTCACGGCGCAAGCCTGCGAGGCGCTGGGTATTGCCGGTTGGGGCAGGGCGGACGTGATGCAGGACGCCGACGGCAAATTCTGGTTCCTGGAAGTCAACACCGCTCCCGGCATGACCGATCACAGCCTGGTACCGATGGCGGCAAAAGCGGCCGGTCTGGATTTCCAGCAACTGGTCCTGGCCATTCTGGCCGCCAGTGTCGATGCCGATGGCAAGAAAGAGGCGCGAGGTTAA
- the murC gene encoding UDP-N-acetylmuramate--L-alanine ligase codes for MVENQKAMPQPEMRRIRRIHFVGIGGVGMCGIAEVLLNLGYEVSGSDLKASPVTERLESFGAQIFIGHRAENAAAADVLVVSSAVNTSNPEVATALERRIPVVPRAEMLAELMRYRHGIAVAGTHGKTTTTSLIASVFAAGGLDPTFVIGGRLNAAGTNAQLGTSRYLIAEADESDASFLHLQPLVAVVTNIDADHMATYDGDFNKLKKTFVEFLHNLPFYGLAVMCLDDPVVREILPQVKRPVVTYGFSEEADVRAINVRQQGMQTFFTVLRPDREPLDVSVNMPGNHNVLNSLATICIATDEGVSDEAIVQGLSGFQGVGRRFQVYGELPVDGGNVMLVDDYGHHPTEVAAVIKAVRGGWPERRLVMVYQPHRYSRTRDLYDDFVNVLADANVLLLMEVYPAGEEPIPGADSRKLCNSIRQRGQLDPIYIERGVDLAPLVKPLLRAGDILLCQGAGDIGGLAPKLLKSELFAGAVAASVEGKLK; via the coding sequence ATGGTTGAGAATCAGAAAGCCATGCCGCAACCGGAAATGCGCCGCATCCGTCGCATCCACTTCGTCGGGATCGGCGGCGTGGGCATGTGCGGTATTGCCGAAGTGCTGCTGAACCTGGGTTATGAAGTGTCCGGTTCCGACCTTAAAGCTTCGCCGGTGACCGAGCGTCTGGAATCCTTCGGTGCACAGATCTTCATCGGCCACCGTGCCGAGAACGCCGCTGCCGCCGACGTGCTGGTGGTGTCGAGCGCCGTCAACACGTCCAACCCGGAAGTAGCGACCGCCCTTGAGCGTCGTATCCCGGTGGTGCCGCGTGCCGAGATGCTTGCCGAACTGATGCGCTATCGTCACGGCATCGCCGTCGCCGGTACCCATGGCAAGACCACCACCACCAGCCTGATCGCTTCGGTGTTCGCGGCCGGTGGCCTGGACCCAACCTTCGTCATCGGTGGCCGTCTGAATGCTGCGGGCACCAATGCCCAGCTCGGTACCAGCCGTTACCTGATCGCCGAGGCCGATGAAAGCGACGCGAGCTTCCTGCATCTGCAACCGCTGGTGGCCGTGGTCACCAACATCGACGCCGACCACATGGCGACCTACGACGGCGACTTCAACAAACTGAAGAAAACCTTCGTCGAATTTCTGCACAACCTGCCGTTCTACGGTCTGGCGGTGATGTGTCTGGACGATCCGGTGGTGCGCGAAATCCTGCCGCAGGTCAAACGCCCGGTCGTCACCTACGGCTTCAGCGAAGAAGCCGACGTACGCGCAATCAATGTCCGTCAGCAAGGCATGCAGACCTTCTTCACCGTGCTGCGCCCTGATCGCGAGCCGCTGGATGTTTCCGTGAACATGCCGGGCAACCACAACGTGCTCAATTCCCTGGCAACCATCTGCATCGCTACCGACGAGGGCGTCAGCGATGAAGCCATCGTCCAGGGCCTGTCCGGGTTCCAGGGTGTCGGCCGACGCTTCCAGGTCTACGGCGAACTGCCGGTGGACGGCGGCAACGTGATGCTGGTCGACGACTATGGTCACCACCCGACCGAAGTCGCAGCGGTCATCAAAGCCGTGCGCGGTGGCTGGCCTGAGCGTCGACTGGTGATGGTCTACCAGCCGCACCGCTACAGTCGCACCCGCGACCTGTACGACGACTTCGTCAATGTCCTGGCCGACGCCAACGTGCTGCTGCTGATGGAAGTCTATCCGGCCGGCGAAGAGCCGATCCCGGGGGCCGACAGCCGCAAGCTGTGCAACAGCATCCGCCAGCGCGGTCAGCTCGACCCGATCTACATCGAGCGCGGCGTCGACCTGGCACCGCTGGTCAAGCCGTTGCTGCGTGCCGGCGACATTCTGCTGTGCCAGGGCGCCGGTGACATCGGCGGTCTTGCACCGAAACTGTTGAAAAGCGAGTTGTTCGCCGGTGCCGTGGCGGCATCGGTCGAGGGGAAGTTGAAATGA
- a CDS encoding cell division protein FtsQ/DivIB codes for MQGAQLRHQPPAPGRKPVPRGASRMVAKEPMSARLPKANFGFLKGLFWPVLLVALGFGTYEGAQRLLPYADRPITKIAVQGDLSYISQQAVQQRIAPYVASSFFTIDLASMRTELEQMPWIAHAEVRRVWPDQVVIRLEEQLPVARWGDESLLNNQGQAFTPKELANYEHLPQLFGPQRAQQQVMQQYQVLSQMLRPLGFSIARLELRERGSWFLTTGAGSSGPGIELLLGRGNLVEKMRRFIAIYDKTLKEQITNIARIDLRYANGLAVGWREPVAPTTAQPAVAKN; via the coding sequence ATGCAAGGCGCACAGCTCAGACATCAGCCACCCGCACCCGGCCGCAAGCCGGTGCCGCGGGGTGCCAGCCGAATGGTGGCCAAAGAGCCGATGTCCGCGCGCCTGCCAAAAGCCAACTTCGGCTTTTTGAAAGGTCTGTTCTGGCCGGTGTTGCTGGTGGCTCTGGGCTTCGGCACTTACGAAGGCGCACAGCGTTTGCTGCCGTACGCCGACCGTCCGATCACCAAGATCGCCGTGCAGGGCGACCTGAGTTACATCAGCCAGCAAGCGGTGCAGCAGCGGATCGCCCCGTACGTGGCGTCGAGCTTCTTCACCATCGACCTGGCGAGCATGCGCACCGAGCTGGAGCAGATGCCGTGGATCGCCCACGCCGAAGTACGCCGGGTGTGGCCGGACCAGGTGGTGATCCGCCTCGAAGAGCAACTGCCGGTGGCCCGCTGGGGCGACGAGTCGTTGCTCAACAACCAGGGCCAGGCGTTCACGCCCAAGGAACTGGCGAACTACGAACACCTGCCGCAGCTGTTCGGTCCGCAGCGGGCCCAGCAGCAAGTGATGCAGCAATACCAGGTGCTGAGCCAGATGCTCCGGCCATTGGGCTTCTCGATTGCGCGGCTCGAGCTGCGTGAACGTGGCAGCTGGTTCCTGACCACCGGTGCCGGCAGTTCCGGCCCCGGGATCGAGCTGCTGCTGGGACGCGGCAACCTGGTGGAAAAGATGCGCCGCTTCATTGCCATCTATGACAAGACGCTCAAAGAACAGATTACGAACATTGCGCGCATCGATCTGCGCTATGCCAACGGCCTCGCTGTTGGCTGGCGGGAACCAGTAGCGCCGACGACAGCCCAACCCGCTGTCGCAAAGAATTAA
- the murD gene encoding UDP-N-acetylmuramoyl-L-alanine--D-glutamate ligase, whose product MSLIASDHFRIVVGLGKSGMSLVRFLANRGVAFAVADTRENPPELATLQRDYPHVEVRCGELDVEFLCRADELYVSPGLALATPALQAAAARGVKLSGDIELFARNAKAPIVAISGSNAKSTVTTLVGEMAAAAGKRVAVGGNLGTPALDLLSDDVELYVMELSSFQLETTDQLNAEVATVLNISEDHMDRYSGLPAYHLAKHRIFRGAKQFVVNRQDALTRPLMGEGQPCWTFGLTRPDFKAFGLREENGEKYLAFEFQNLMPVRELKIRGAHNQSNALAALALGHAVGLPFDAMLAALRTFAGLEHRCQWVRDLDGVGYYNDSKATNVGAALAAIEGLGADIEGKVVLIAGGDGKGAEFKDLRDPVAAHCRAVILMGRDSDKIGEAIGDAVPLIRATTLVDAVDQCRAAAQPGDVVLLSPACASFDMFKNYEDRGHQFVRAVEDLA is encoded by the coding sequence GTGTCTCTGATCGCTTCTGACCACTTCCGCATCGTTGTCGGCCTCGGCAAGAGCGGCATGTCCCTGGTTCGCTTCCTGGCGAACCGGGGCGTGGCGTTTGCCGTGGCCGACACGCGGGAAAATCCACCGGAACTGGCCACGCTCCAGCGTGACTATCCGCACGTGGAAGTGCGTTGTGGCGAGTTGGACGTCGAATTCCTGTGCCGTGCCGACGAGCTCTACGTGAGCCCCGGCCTGGCACTGGCGACCCCGGCCCTGCAAGCCGCCGCGGCCCGTGGCGTGAAGCTGTCCGGTGACATCGAGCTGTTCGCGCGTAACGCGAAGGCGCCGATCGTGGCCATCAGCGGTTCCAACGCGAAAAGCACTGTCACCACCCTGGTCGGCGAGATGGCGGCTGCGGCCGGCAAACGTGTGGCCGTGGGCGGCAACCTCGGTACGCCGGCGCTGGATCTGCTCAGCGACGACGTCGAGCTGTACGTGATGGAGCTGTCGAGCTTCCAGCTGGAAACCACCGACCAGCTCAACGCCGAAGTGGCGACCGTGCTCAACATCAGCGAAGACCACATGGACCGCTACAGCGGTCTGCCGGCCTATCATCTGGCCAAGCACCGGATTTTCCGGGGTGCGAAGCAGTTCGTGGTCAACCGTCAGGACGCCTTGACCCGTCCGCTGATGGGCGAGGGCCAGCCGTGCTGGACCTTCGGCCTGACCAGGCCCGATTTCAAGGCCTTCGGTCTGCGTGAAGAGAATGGCGAGAAATATCTGGCCTTCGAATTCCAGAACCTGATGCCGGTGCGCGAACTGAAGATTCGCGGCGCCCACAACCAATCCAACGCCCTGGCGGCGCTGGCGCTCGGCCATGCGGTCGGGCTGCCGTTCGACGCCATGTTGGCGGCCCTGCGCACCTTCGCGGGTCTCGAACACCGTTGCCAGTGGGTGCGTGACCTGGATGGCGTCGGCTACTACAACGATTCCAAAGCCACCAACGTCGGCGCCGCACTGGCTGCCATCGAAGGACTGGGTGCGGACATCGAAGGCAAGGTCGTGCTGATCGCCGGTGGCGATGGCAAGGGTGCCGAATTCAAGGACCTGCGCGATCCGGTGGCGGCCCATTGCCGCGCCGTGATCCTGATGGGCCGCGACTCCGACAAGATCGGCGAAGCCATCGGCGATGCCGTTCCGCTGATTCGCGCGACCACGCTGGTCGACGCCGTCGACCAATGCCGCGCCGCCGCCCAGCCGGGTGACGTGGTGCTGCTGTCGCCGGCCTGCGCCAGTTTCGACATGTTCAAGAACTACGAAGACCGTGGTCACCAGTTCGTCCGCGCCGTGGAGGATCTGGCATGA